The Malus sylvestris chromosome 3, drMalSylv7.2, whole genome shotgun sequence genomic sequence AAAACCTTCTGCAATCCACAATTGAATCAATCTTTTCACTGGTATCTCACGATCCTCAGGAAAATGACCCAAATATAGGAAGCAGGGTTTTAAATGATACGGTAAGCTCTCATAGCTCAATGCCAATACACGTGAGGTACCTTCACTATTTTCACCTTTGTACCGTGATTCAAGGTCTGTGCCTCTCCCTATGTATGCGCCAACATTCTTTTGCACAGTCTTCCAATCTTCAACCGTTTCTTTTCTAGCTAGAAGTCCTGCAAGCACGATGATAGCCAATGGCGAACCCCCGCAATGTTTAAGCATCTCCTTCCCTCTATCGATTTCCGAGTCTGGTTAAAGAATAGAAATTCCGAATAAATTAACTACACTTGCCATATATTGCAAAACATACAACACTTAATATGATATTCCAAAAGTATGCACGCTTGCTAGTAACAAATGTCCATCTGCAATGTCCATCTGCCCTTCGGCAAATATTGATCGATCTTCACTACATTAACACTAACAGTGCAACTGACTGACATTCCTACTGGAGAAACGCATTGAGTGACGCCTAGACGTACACTTTTTCAGTTAAATAGAATGTTCAGTTTGTTAGGAATTGGTTCGTCAATTTCTACTTTGTTAAGGATTGTATTAGGAAAGCTAATGTGCACAGATTCTTATCCTACAAGGGTTAAGAAAGAATTAAGTTTTCTTATACAattagattaggaatcctaGAAGCAGAATTGGAATAGGAAAGAAAATGTATTTTCCAATCCCATATAGAATAGGAAACCTAATCGAAAATAGGCATGTAAACCACACCCTATACTTATAAACATGGTGCGGCAAGGCTGAAAACCAAGCAGAAAAACAGAGACAGccgagagaggagagagaggtttAGTTATAGGGTTTGTAAAAGTAGCGTGTACTTTATTATTAATCAAAGAAGCCGTGGTTTCTCTATCCAGATAGAGAAACCACAATTAGATGTAGGCAAAAATATGCCGAATCAATAAAAATCTTGTGtgtttctagttattctttATTTGCTAAGTTTAGTCTATTGCGTGTTACATCAAAGAGCAACATTCAGAGGAGAATCACAATTATAACACAGTTTTAGTTTTGTATCCTTATGATTATGAAACTTAATGCTAATACATTTATGAGTAGTTTGAAAGCTTTCTTCTCAACATGAATGACATGATATGCACAGCACAATGTATAATTAGCAGTTTAAGAAAATATCTGTGCACAAATTCTAGATTTTTGTTTCAATGCACTGCCAAATGGAGTAACGTAATATGTAACAATGCTCAGTTGATTAATACGAAAAGTAAAGAAGAAGAGGTTGGTTGAGAAAATACTTGTGTTATCTCTTCCAAACGTTACTATCTTCTTGAACAGTTCCCAGCTTTCAGCATCATTCAGGGGCCGAATTGGGTGCAAGTAAACTCTTTCATGCGCCTCCGAAACGACTTCTTTGTTGCGAGTGGTGATGACTACTCGACTTCCTGTATCATCATTAATTGGAAATCCATCTCTTAAAGATTTCCATGCATCACGAGTCCACATGTCATCAAGAACCACTAAACATTTCTTCTTTCGTTGCAGTACACAAAGCTCCCCTGCAATTTGATCCGTCTGCATGTTTTCAATTCTGTCCTTGTCGGCATCAGATGTAAGTTGAACAAAAATTTTCTTCCACACATCTTCCTTTTGAAAGTGTTGAGTTACACATAcccaagcaaaacaatcaaaTTCAGCCCTAACATCCTTATGATTATTAAGCTGTTTTGCAAGGGTGGTCTTCCCCAAACCACCCATCCCCCAAATAGAAAcaatttggtattttcttttaaccaaattttcggCCAACAGGTCAATCTCTTCCTTTAACTCAACAAAATGATGTTCAACAACATGAGAACAAGTTAACCGATAATCTTGTTGCTTCTCAAAAGAAGTAGCACTTACACTCCCCACTATTTGCCTTGCTATGCTATAACCTTCTAAGCTCGATTTCAGCTTAGAAAGTTTGGTTGCAATGTTCTCAATCTCAGACCCAATCTTGTGACGATTAATTACTTCACTCAAGATACAAGTAGACCTTTTCAGAGCAAGCTTCATACTTCCTTTCCTCCTAGAAGCCACTTTCAAGACAAAGGACTCAATGATATCCTCCAGATCATAAGCAGCATCTCTAATAATACCAACCCAATTGTGTACTAATTCATCGTCTCCTTGTTTTGCATCTGCATCTTTCAGGTAGCTCCGCATCAAGTAGAGCTCGTTCTGTGCATGCTCAAACTGATCGCTGACTCCACTTAAGAACTTGGCTTCGTTCACAATGAGGCTTTTGAAGCCTTCGAGCACCATAGAAACGATCGCCTCAGCCATATTTCTGATGTATCTGATCtttgccaaaagaaaaaaaaactaaggaagctttttttctttttctcttatgtatttatgattgatatgagtggaAAAGTACTCTCTTCCCTTCCATTTATATAGTTTCAATATATTCTCTTCCCATCACATACAAGTAACGTATGTGATGCCTATTAACTCATCGGAGAAGGAATCTGCGGTTGGCTTGAGTGATTCGTCGCATGGATTGCTACCATGGAGTTCGAACTTTGATGGATTGGAAACCCTCCCAAGTAAAGTACGTGATGTGCTTGAGTGATTCGTCGCGTGGATTGCTACTATGGAGTTCGAATTTAGATGGATTGGAAACCCTCCCAAGTAAAGTACGTGATGTGCATTGATTCATAAGTAAAGTAACCTTTGGCTTTGGTTTTATCCTCTAAATTGAATACAATGTGCAACACATTGTCGCTCCTCAACTTTTATGCACACTTCTTGTTAGTAAATTGTAGAAGAAGGCACTATGTGCAGACTAGTTGAACACTAATTGTGAGACCGGTGAAGACTACTTGCTAGTCAAGCATTGGCACTCGGTTTTTGTTCTCAAAACAAAAGCCAAACTAACAACAAAATATGTAGCTTTGATTTTCAATCTAAATTAGTCAATTAGTGCATACTGTAGTGACAAAAATGTACCTCGAGGTACAGTTTAAGGATCAATCAATCAGCAAGCCAATCTAATTAACACAATACGTAATCATGAAACAGTGAACaagaatatatattttataactATTTCGTTTTTAGCTTTGGATTTTCCTTTTGCGTGTTCGATATTTAGGgaaagtattaaaaaaaaactgttaaaAAGTAAATACGACATGGTTATCAAACGAGCTCAAAAAGGTAAAGGAGGTTACTTTGCAAACTTTTTTTAGGCTAAGAGTAATGGGTGGGTGATTTTCATTTCCTTCTTTTCATCCAGAACCAGAACCTCCTCCACTTCCGCTTCATTTTCGCTCTCCGACGCACTGCCTTTATCAACGCAATTCTTCTAGTTTGTGGGATCTTTAACCAGGTGAAGTAGGAATTAAGGGATAAATACGAGAAACTAAATGAAAAAATTTGTAGAAATGATCTCTTGATTTTAATCCAATTAGAGAAATAgtttctcaactttaatccaattggttGGAGCAATTGTtcttcaactttaacccaatagTAGTAATGATTATTCCAACACAACTCGTTTTGAAAGAAGTtttgacgaagttgacgaaaggaccatagctgcacgttttgaggAGTTAAGAGACCATTGgtcataaatttttaattgagtgaccattgctctaatttggttaaagttgagagaccattgttacaatttcCTCTATTtacaaattacaaaaataaagtGTTCATGAAACATCAATGCTATGGTTGCACCCATTTGTTTTCACGTGATGCTTCGGGTTTTCATTGTGAATTTACAAACAATATGAGAAAATAAGTAGAGAGTAATAGTAATAACATAAGTACCTTCAAAGTAGACAATTTGCCCATAGCAACACTTTTACTTGTAAATTAAGTATTTTGTCAATTCAAGCTAACAGTTTGTGATCATGTTTATGAAATAAGTAAATTGTGATACTGTACCTTAATTATATTCTTCAACTTTTTTCAGTTTGAGTGAGGTGTGATGGTTGTGGAACTTTTACAAAATCAGCTTTTAGATATGTTTCAAACTAATGTAATAAAATGTACTGCAGTACATaacttaatttttatttttattattataccTTATTTAGGAGAAATGTATGGTTACGATTAATCTTCTTTCTGCTGCCGCATAATTGTGCAGTTAATAATCATGTGTTTTGTATAActctaaataattaattggtaaacacattataaagaaaataaaatattgtgaAAGATATATAGGCATGATAAGTAGGATTATACCTAATTTGTTGAACTTTTTTGTGGGTTCGTATTATGTAAGGAGTAGTTGTAGTATTCATTTATGCGAAAGCAATTTTCATGCGCCACCAATATGTAATTGAATTACATTAGGCATCGATTGTGACATGATTGGTGATATGCTTCTCAATTACAACACTAAATTTAAATGATTTAGACCTAATTTGACGGGagtattgattttttttgtcactTACACTCGCATTAGGAACAAGAAAGAAACTAATTAAGCTCAAGCTTTGAAACTCAATCCAACCTGCCTAAGAATTATTTGAGTGGGTTGGTTTGTTCATTTTCTTGGGTGGCAATGGGTTGAAAAAACTCTAACCCGAGTCTATTAAATTGACCAACGAATTGAAGTTCAACCCAACCAACCCATTCAATGTCCACCCATGTTGTCActaattcatttttttcaaaGAGTAAAATGTAGATATGGTccattaactttaactcaattggagcaatggttcctcaactaaaaatccattaccattggtccctcaactcatcaaagcgtgcagctatggtccctcaactaaaaatctattaccattggtccctcaactttaattcaactggagaaatgttcccttaactttaacccaattgtagcaacggTCCTTCCAACAttactcgttttgacaaaaattttgacatagttgacgaaaatgatcataattacatactttgatgagttgagggaccctaattgtataaatggtcattccaacataacttattttgacaaaattgtgatgaaattgatgaaaatgactatagctacacattttgataagttgagggaccaatggtaatgaatttttagttgagggaccattgctccaatttgattaaagttgagggaccattgctacaatttactctttttcaAATTAACGAACTAATGTATTTCCTTACTAATTCTTATTTCACTCATATTGATTGCACATTGTTTAGCTTAGATGGTCTTGCTTTTTATCACTAGTTGATTTCAcgtcttaataatttttttttttttgaaaagaggATCAGTTGGTGGCTTCCTCAAGCAGTTTTCTTTTTTAGGGGTTGAGTAAACTTACAAAGACATTTCAGCCTCCCATTAACCACAATCGTGTTAATAATTTTCGATAATGTTATATCGCCTAGCCTAGGAATCAATAGTGGTAAAACGAACCCTTTTTTTTATCCACAAAGAGATACGAACTTAGAACCTCTCCAACTCTTATAAATGGTGTGCTTTAATGACTTGAAACGGCCGCATAAAAAATTTCTACACAAAATTAAAAGAGAAATTAGTCGAATGAGTTGAAATAATTAGTTCTAAGTATATCATCGATATATAATAGTTGTATTGTTAATATTTTAATCGATGCGTCATTtataactaatttctttttcgaATAATGCTATGGAGACCACATTTTAAATCACTTTTGTGTACCTTGTTATTGTGACAAGTGATGCATACAACCAACATTTAATCagataaatttattaattaatgtgACATATACACATCATTTGACCCATCAAATAATACAGTCATGTGGTGTATTTCTTTCCATTAATTCAACTAGAATTTTATTTCATATCATTTAAACCTGtttttcaaattaaaatatcaatataCAAAATTGAAGACTCATAAACTAAACTTTGTGTACCACGCCGAAAATATTATTCTCCCGCGAAAAGGTTTGGATAATCCGAAGCAGCGCGGGTCATACATTAGGGTCAATTTAAACGGGTCTCCTCTGCACGACTGTCGTCTGCAAGAAATGAACGGTCAAAACCCACAGCGCCGCCGCCCTACGCAGCCgaggcagcagcagcagcacaaGAACAACTACTTCACAGTCTAAATCAAATCCCTATCCCGGATAATGCTATCCCTCCGCTTCCCTGTTCCAATCCAGAACGCTCTCACTCCCTCCAATCCCAGATTCTCGCGCAATCAAACACCCAGAAGAATCCGATCACATCCGCGCCTatccaactctctctctcttcattgcGCAACCGCAACCGATGCGGTTGTTCACAGGGAAGAGAGCAGAGAGCAATTTAATGACCGATTTGCCCCTGGTGTACACTTCCGGCCGGATGACGAGCCGTTGCCGGCGGGCCTACGGAGAGAGTTGATGCCAAGACACGTGGCCGTGATCATGGACGGCAACGTGAGGTGGGAGAGGCGGAGGGGGCTGCCGGCCGGGTCGGGTCACGAGGCGGGTGCGCATTCGCTGAGAGGGCTCGTTGAGCTGTGCTGTAAATGGGGGATTAGGGTTCTCACTGTTTTTGCGTTTTCTTTTGATAATTGGACTCGGCCAAAGGTCAGTTCTTCAGAACTCAGAAGCAAGAAAAGTGCTTTCTGATGTAAAGtgctttttttgtttctttttggaaCTGTGGAATGATTTGGCTTGGTTATAATGTAGGTGGAGGTTGAATTTCTGCTGGATTTGTTtgagaagatgattagctcCGAAATTGACGATTTTGCAAGGTAGCACATTTATGTTCGAATTCATTGTTACTTGTTTGAATTCATCACATTTCTGCATAGGTTTTGCTGGGATGTGCTGCACCTTGAAATGTTTTTCCCATTttttgtgagctttgaaactatTTTTACTTCCTAGGGATTTTTATTGCACTAAAAACTTGAATTGCACATTTTTGTGCTGTGGCCGAAAACTCCTAACCTGAACTGGTTCCGGTGAACCTAATTGTATATTGTCTTGTTATGGCGTTAATCGTTAGAATGTATTCGTTGAAAACTCTCTGGCAAGTTGAGACCTGCTAGATTGAATGGGTGGCTGGTGCACTCAATCTCAATGAGGTACTGAGTTACACTGTGTTAAAACATCTGATTTGGTTTTATTTGCTTTGACAGCGAAGGTATTCGAATATCAATCATTGGGGATTCGTCAAAGCTCCCTGACCCTTTACCGAAACTGATAAGTGATGCGGAGGAGAGAACGAAGGACAACTCTAGACTTCAACTAATTGTGGCAGTGAGCTACAGTGGAAAATATGATGTTGTGCAAGCATGCAAAAGTATTTCTCAAAAGGTAAAAGATGGCGTTATTGAAGTAGACGATATCAATGAAAGCCTCATTGAACAAGAACTAGAAACTAACTGTACCGAGTTTCCCTACCCTGATCTGCTAATACGAACAAGTGGCGAACTCAGAGTCAGTAACTTCTTGTTGTGGCAGTTGGCCTACACGGAACTTTTCTTTGCATCGGCACTTTGGCCTGATTTTGGGAAGTCTGAGTTTGTGGAGGCCTTGGTTTCCTTTCAGCAGAGGCAGAGGCGTTATGGTGGAAGAGATCTATAAGTGACGAAATTGTATTTCCTTGCAGCAGAGGCAGCGGCAGAGGTGTTGTGTAAATATCAGCATCATATGCTGGTTGCACATGTAATGAATATTCTTTCTTGATCTAATTGTCTCAGTCCCTGTATCAGTAGTTGCATCAAATATTTATGAATCTATGTAGCATGTGCGTGTCTGCCCTTCTA encodes the following:
- the LOC126615340 gene encoding dehydrodolichyl diphosphate synthase 2-like isoform X2, whose translation is MLSLRFPVPIQNALTPSNPRFSRNQTPRRIRSHPRLSNSLSLHCATATDAVVHREESREQFNDRFAPGVHFRPDDEPLPAGLRRELMPRHVAVIMDGNVRWERRRGLPAGSGHEAGAHSLRGLVELCCKWGIRVLTVFAFSFDNWTRPKVEVEFLLDLFEKMISSEIDDFASEGIRISIIGDSSKLPDPLPKLISDAEERTKDNSRLQLIVAVSYSGKYDVVQACKSISQKLAYTELFFASALWPDFGKSEFVEALVSFQQRQRRYGGRDL
- the LOC126615340 gene encoding dehydrodolichyl diphosphate synthase 2-like isoform X1; its protein translation is MLSLRFPVPIQNALTPSNPRFSRNQTPRRIRSHPRLSNSLSLHCATATDAVVHREESREQFNDRFAPGVHFRPDDEPLPAGLRRELMPRHVAVIMDGNVRWERRRGLPAGSGHEAGAHSLRGLVELCCKWGIRVLTVFAFSFDNWTRPKVEVEFLLDLFEKMISSEIDDFASEGIRISIIGDSSKLPDPLPKLISDAEERTKDNSRLQLIVAVSYSGKYDVVQACKSISQKVKDGVIEVDDINESLIEQELETNCTEFPYPDLLIRTSGELRVSNFLLWQLAYTELFFASALWPDFGKSEFVEALVSFQQRQRRYGGRDL